From the genome of Pseudomonadota bacterium, one region includes:
- a CDS encoding YggT family protein: MQYGNPFLDLILVVLKLYSWALIISVILSWLVAFNVVNTHSPLVSAIGRFLYRLTEPLLKPIRQFLPDFGGIDISPVVLLLLIWFVENLLITYWPF; this comes from the coding sequence ATGCAATATGGCAATCCGTTTCTTGATCTAATTCTTGTTGTCCTCAAGCTATATTCATGGGCGCTAATAATATCTGTTATTCTGAGCTGGTTAGTAGCTTTTAATGTTGTAAACACACATAGCCCCCTCGTCAGCGCTATTGGGCGTTTTTTGTATCGGCTCACCGAGCCCCTGCTAAAACCTATTCGTCAATTTTTACCTGACTTTGGTGGTATCGACATATCACCAGTAGTATTGCTTTTACTAATTTGGTTCGTCGAAAACTTGTTAATTACCTATTGGCCATTTTAG
- the folD gene encoding bifunctional methylenetetrahydrofolate dehydrogenase/methenyltetrahydrofolate cyclohydrolase FolD, producing the protein MGNAKIIDGKAHAERLRSQIAEAVFQLKVTHNITPGLAVVLVGDDPASQVYVRNKEKQTAEAGMASFENKLSANIDENDLLSLIDNLNKDTAVHGILVQLPLPDHIDSGKIINAINPDKDVDGFHAINVGRLTTGNKGMVPCTPLGCLMLLKDQFCDLQGKHAVIVGRSNIVGKPMGALLLQESCTVTIAHSKTKNLRELCQSADILVAAAGRPQMVGTDWIKPGATVIDVGINRVPKEGEPGNFRLVGDVDFSAAAKVAAAITPVPGGVGPMTIACLLKNTLTSACKIHSVEEP; encoded by the coding sequence ATGGGTAACGCAAAAATAATCGATGGGAAGGCCCACGCAGAAAGGCTACGGTCTCAAATAGCTGAAGCCGTTTTTCAGTTAAAAGTCACGCATAATATAACTCCGGGCTTGGCCGTTGTCCTAGTGGGAGATGATCCTGCTAGCCAAGTGTACGTCCGCAACAAAGAGAAGCAAACAGCTGAAGCGGGGATGGCGAGCTTCGAAAACAAACTGAGTGCTAACATAGACGAAAATGATCTATTATCACTAATAGACAATCTCAATAAAGATACCGCAGTGCATGGCATCTTAGTGCAATTACCTCTACCTGATCATATTGACTCCGGGAAAATAATAAATGCTATCAACCCTGACAAGGATGTCGATGGCTTTCATGCTATAAATGTAGGCCGCCTCACTACTGGAAATAAAGGCATGGTGCCATGCACCCCTTTGGGTTGTTTAATGTTACTCAAAGATCAGTTTTGCGACCTCCAAGGCAAACACGCCGTCATCGTTGGGCGTTCTAATATTGTCGGAAAACCTATGGGTGCGCTTTTGCTTCAAGAAAGCTGCACAGTCACCATTGCCCATTCCAAAACCAAAAATCTTCGAGAACTCTGTCAATCTGCCGATATCTTAGTTGCGGCCGCAGGGCGCCCACAAATGGTAGGAACCGATTGGATAAAGCCTGGAGCCACAGTAATTGACGTTGGCATAAATCGGGTGCCCAAAGAAGGGGAGCCCGGTAATTTTCGGCTAGTCGGTGATGTTGATTTTTCTGCAGCTGCAAAAGTAGCGGCTGCAATTACACCGGTACCGGGCGGCGTAGGCCCAATGACGATAGCTTGCTTGCTGAAAAACACCTTGACAAGTGCGTGTAAGATTCACAGCGTGGAAGAACCATAA
- a CDS encoding alpha-hydroxy acid oxidase, with the protein MALITCVEDQRQIAKRKVPKMFYDYADTGSWTESTYNLNEKDFEKIRFRQRVGIDVSSRSTRMTMLGQDLPMPTALAPIGMAGMQYPDGEILSAKAAEDFGIPFTLSTMSICSIEDVASNTSMPFWFQLYVMRDRAFMKRLISRAEAAQCSALMVTLDLQILAQRHKDVQNGLSAPPKLNLKNFLNICTKPNWCFQMLKTKRRNFGNIFGHVKGIDDMSSLSDWVTSQFDPSLDWKDVSEIRSIWDGKLILKGIMDREDAIAAVQAGADAIVVSNHGGRQLDGTISSIDALPRILDVVGNKCEVWMDGGIRSGQDILRAVALGATGTLIGRAFLYGLGASGQNGVCQTLEILRKELDLTMGLCGLKNLADVDKSILHQYQ; encoded by the coding sequence ATGGCACTGATTACTTGTGTTGAGGACCAGCGGCAGATTGCTAAGCGCAAGGTTCCAAAAATGTTCTATGACTACGCTGACACGGGTTCGTGGACAGAGAGTACATACAATCTAAATGAAAAAGATTTTGAGAAAATTAGATTTCGTCAGAGAGTTGGAATTGACGTTAGTAGTCGAAGCACCCGGATGACGATGTTAGGGCAAGACCTTCCGATGCCAACGGCCCTAGCTCCGATTGGTATGGCAGGCATGCAGTACCCAGATGGAGAGATACTCTCAGCGAAGGCAGCAGAGGACTTTGGGATACCGTTTACACTCTCGACCATGTCAATTTGTTCGATTGAAGATGTAGCATCGAATACGTCGATGCCATTTTGGTTTCAGCTATATGTGATGCGCGATCGTGCATTCATGAAAAGGTTGATCAGTAGAGCAGAGGCAGCACAATGTTCCGCCCTCATGGTAACGCTTGATCTGCAGATATTAGCACAACGCCACAAAGATGTTCAGAATGGTCTCAGCGCGCCGCCAAAGCTCAATTTAAAAAATTTTTTGAATATTTGCACAAAACCTAATTGGTGTTTTCAAATGCTCAAAACTAAAAGAAGAAACTTTGGAAACATTTTCGGGCACGTCAAAGGTATTGATGATATGTCTTCATTATCTGATTGGGTAACTAGCCAATTCGACCCAAGTTTGGATTGGAAGGATGTGTCTGAAATACGTAGTATTTGGGATGGAAAACTAATTCTCAAGGGAATAATGGATAGAGAGGATGCAATAGCTGCTGTTCAGGCCGGAGCCGACGCGATTGTTGTTTCGAACCATGGCGGACGCCAATTGGATGGCACAATTTCATCAATAGATGCTCTGCCTAGAATTTTAGATGTGGTGGGTAACAAATGTGAGGTGTGGATGGATGGCGGCATACGCAGTGGGCAAGACATACTTCGTGCCGTAGCCTTGGGTGCCACAGGCACTCTTATCGGCAGAGCCTTTTTGTATGGTCTTGGCGCTAGTGGGCAAAATGGAGTCTGCCAGACATTAGAGATTCTCAGAAAAGAACTTGACCTAACTATGGGACTTTGCGGATTAAAGAATTTAGCAGATGTTGATAAATCAATTTTGCATCAATACCAGTGA
- a CDS encoding acyl-CoA dehydrogenase family protein: MGLQVLKLPVGTDEATDYASRVRNLRDEIVSYSPQIEAERGIPQSLINKLHSAGLFKMLLPKCYGGGEVHPVTFFKTVMALAACDGSVGWCVGQQNGCSTIAAAVKPEVANEIWGNDPVGALAWGPGKGTAMPDGDGYRINGSWMFASGRRHCSWLGAQTTAVLDENGNEQFDKDNKLITRTFLIPANKVQWKDIWNVIGLRGTASDAFTVEDVYVPRGYSVKRDRIVDVRIKSPLYAFRAKNLYAASFAGVALGLARGILEEFKELAAEKKGKYGKTLLMDNAVAQADASLAEARIRSATAYIESEFNGIYNDVLTGGALTPDQRVRIRLASTFAIQEAKAAADIAYHSAGATAIFAAQNYERRYRDLHAVTQQTQGHKVHYQTVGSYLLGHEPELSAM, from the coding sequence ATGGGTTTACAGGTATTGAAGCTCCCCGTCGGTACGGATGAGGCGACTGATTACGCAAGCCGGGTTCGTAACTTGAGAGATGAGATTGTATCCTATTCGCCCCAAATAGAGGCGGAAAGAGGAATACCCCAATCATTAATAAATAAACTCCATTCGGCAGGACTATTTAAAATGCTCCTACCTAAATGCTATGGGGGCGGTGAAGTACACCCCGTAACTTTTTTCAAGACGGTGATGGCGCTTGCTGCGTGTGATGGATCTGTTGGTTGGTGCGTAGGTCAGCAGAATGGATGCTCAACAATAGCTGCGGCAGTTAAGCCGGAAGTTGCTAATGAAATCTGGGGCAATGACCCAGTCGGAGCTCTAGCCTGGGGCCCCGGAAAAGGCACTGCCATGCCCGACGGTGACGGCTACCGGATAAATGGCAGCTGGATGTTTGCAAGTGGCAGGCGGCATTGCAGTTGGTTAGGCGCTCAAACAACAGCAGTCCTAGACGAGAATGGTAATGAACAGTTTGATAAAGACAATAAGCTTATAACTCGTACATTTCTTATTCCGGCGAACAAGGTTCAATGGAAGGATATCTGGAATGTGATAGGCCTGAGGGGTACTGCCAGTGATGCATTTACTGTCGAAGATGTCTATGTCCCAAGAGGTTACTCGGTCAAGCGTGATCGAATAGTGGATGTTAGGATAAAAAGCCCACTCTATGCTTTTCGGGCTAAGAATCTTTACGCCGCTAGCTTTGCCGGCGTCGCTCTAGGACTTGCAAGAGGAATTCTCGAGGAATTTAAGGAATTGGCAGCAGAAAAGAAGGGTAAATATGGCAAGACACTACTGATGGATAATGCGGTTGCTCAAGCGGATGCCTCACTGGCCGAGGCAAGAATACGTTCTGCGACGGCGTACATCGAAAGCGAATTTAACGGCATATACAACGATGTATTAACTGGAGGTGCGCTAACACCTGACCAGCGGGTGCGGATTCGCCTCGCTAGTACTTTTGCTATTCAGGAGGCAAAGGCAGCTGCCGATATTGCTTATCATTCGGCCGGTGCTACCGCGATTTTTGCTGCTCAAAACTATGAGCGACGTTATCGTGATCTTCATGCTGTGACTCAACAAACACAGGGCCATAAAGTGCACTATCAAACCGTTGGGTCGTATCTTTTAGGGCATGAGCCAGAGTTGTCGGCAATGTAG